Proteins from one Dysgonomonas sp. HDW5A genomic window:
- a CDS encoding transketolase, translating into MNDIKVLNKSADNIRILAASMVEKAKSGHPGGAMGGADFINVLFSEFLVYNPENPRWENRDRFFLDPGHMSPMLYSTLTLAGKYTLDDLKQFRQWGSITPGHPELDLDHGIENTSGPLGQGHTFAVGAAIAAKFLKARFGDQMDHTIYTFISDGGIQEEISQGAGRIAGHLGLNNLIMFYDSNGIQLSTKTSEVSDEDIVAKYNAWGWKVISINGNDAAEIRAALVEAKAEKSKPTLIVGHTIMGKGAVKDDNSSFEGQTATHGMPLGESGASFEKSIINLGGDPQNPFQIFPEAKELYAKRAKELKEIVAKLNEKKAKWASENPELADKMKRWFEGEVPQIDWAGIEQKNDIASRAASAAVLSVLAQNIENMIVSSADLSNSDKTDGFLKYTTSFKKNDFSGAFLQVGVSELTMACLSIGMSLHGGVIAACATFFVFSDYMKPAIRLAAIMQQPVKFIWTHDAFRVGEDGPTHEPVEQEAQLRLMEKLKNHHNQNSMLVLRPADAVETTVSWKLAMENTSTPTGLIFSRQNIKDLPAKTSRYNEALQAAKGAYIVTDSDNYDVILLASGSEVATLVEGSKLLEADGIKSRIVSVPSEGLFRNQYKEYQDSVIPSGKKIFGLTAGLPVNLLGLVGDAGKVWGLETFGFSAPYKVLDEKLGFTADNVYKQVKEYLRK; encoded by the coding sequence ATGAATGATATAAAAGTTCTAAACAAATCTGCGGATAATATCCGTATTCTAGCTGCATCGATGGTTGAAAAAGCAAAATCCGGACATCCTGGAGGAGCAATGGGTGGAGCCGATTTTATTAATGTCTTGTTTTCTGAATTTCTGGTTTATAATCCAGAAAATCCACGTTGGGAAAACAGAGATCGTTTTTTTCTAGATCCGGGTCATATGTCTCCCATGTTATATTCAACACTAACATTGGCAGGAAAGTATACCTTAGATGATTTAAAACAATTCCGTCAATGGGGAAGCATTACTCCAGGTCACCCCGAATTAGATTTAGATCATGGAATTGAAAATACTTCTGGTCCATTAGGCCAAGGGCATACATTTGCTGTAGGTGCTGCTATCGCAGCCAAATTTCTAAAAGCACGTTTTGGTGATCAAATGGATCACACAATATATACGTTTATATCTGACGGTGGTATACAAGAAGAAATATCTCAAGGAGCAGGTCGTATTGCTGGTCATTTAGGCTTGAATAATTTGATCATGTTCTATGATTCCAATGGTATACAGTTATCAACAAAAACTTCGGAGGTTAGCGACGAAGATATTGTAGCTAAATATAATGCTTGGGGCTGGAAAGTTATCTCAATAAATGGAAATGACGCTGCTGAAATTAGAGCAGCCTTAGTTGAAGCTAAAGCAGAAAAATCAAAACCAACCCTTATAGTAGGTCACACTATTATGGGAAAAGGTGCTGTTAAAGATGATAATTCAAGTTTCGAAGGACAAACTGCGACTCACGGTATGCCTCTTGGTGAAAGTGGTGCCAGTTTCGAAAAATCAATAATTAACCTAGGTGGTGATCCACAAAACCCGTTCCAAATATTTCCGGAAGCAAAAGAGCTATACGCAAAAAGAGCAAAAGAGCTGAAAGAAATTGTAGCTAAACTCAATGAGAAAAAAGCTAAATGGGCTTCAGAAAACCCCGAATTAGCAGATAAAATGAAACGTTGGTTTGAAGGAGAAGTTCCTCAAATTGATTGGGCTGGTATAGAACAAAAAAATGATATTGCTTCTCGTGCTGCATCTGCAGCAGTACTTTCAGTATTAGCTCAGAATATAGAGAACATGATTGTTTCATCTGCCGATTTATCTAATTCTGATAAAACTGACGGCTTTCTTAAATATACAACAAGTTTTAAAAAGAACGATTTCTCCGGTGCCTTCTTACAGGTAGGTGTTAGTGAGCTAACAATGGCTTGTTTATCAATAGGAATGAGTTTACACGGAGGAGTTATTGCAGCTTGTGCCACATTCTTTGTATTCTCGGATTACATGAAACCAGCTATTCGTTTAGCAGCAATCATGCAACAACCTGTTAAATTTATCTGGACACATGATGCATTTCGTGTAGGGGAAGACGGTCCTACTCATGAACCTGTAGAACAAGAAGCACAATTGAGATTGATGGAGAAATTGAAAAATCACCATAACCAAAATTCAATGTTGGTACTTCGTCCTGCTGATGCCGTAGAGACTACTGTTTCATGGAAGCTGGCAATGGAAAATACTTCTACACCTACGGGACTAATCTTCTCTCGTCAGAACATAAAAGATTTACCTGCTAAAACTTCACGTTACAACGAAGCTCTTCAAGCAGCTAAAGGAGCATATATAGTTACTGATTCGGATAACTACGATGTTATACTTTTAGCTTCAGGTTCAGAAGTTGCAACTTTAGTAGAAGGTTCTAAACTTTTAGAAGCCGATGGAATAAAATCCAGAATTGTCTCTGTTCCTTCTGAAGGACTCTTTAGAAATCAGTATAAAGAATATCAAGACTCGGTTATTCCTTCTGGCAAAAAAATATTCGGATTGACTGCTGGTCTTCCGGTAAACCTTCTTGGTTTAGTTGGCGATGCAGGAAAAGTCTGGGGACTTGAAACTTTTGGATTCTCTGCTCCTTATAAAGTATTGGATGAAAAACTAGGTTTTACAGCTGATAATGTATACAAACAAGTCAAAGAATATCTGAGAAAATAA
- the rpiB gene encoding ribose 5-phosphate isomerase B — MANTQSQSLFSQSEKPVGLCSDHAGFELKSYLISLFEEKGIAYKDFGTYTSESCDYPDFAHPMAIAIEKGECYPGIGICGTGNGINITLNKHQGIRSVLCWNPEIAKLTRAHNDANVLVIPGRYVSNEEAYNIVVAFFNTPFEGGRHIRRIEKIPVK, encoded by the coding sequence ATGGCTAATACACAATCGCAATCATTGTTCTCTCAATCGGAGAAACCCGTTGGTCTTTGTAGCGACCATGCCGGATTTGAATTAAAATCCTATTTAATTTCTCTTTTTGAAGAGAAAGGTATAGCATATAAAGATTTTGGGACTTACACATCCGAAAGTTGTGATTATCCTGACTTTGCCCACCCAATGGCTATAGCTATTGAAAAGGGAGAGTGTTATCCGGGAATTGGAATATGTGGAACTGGTAATGGTATAAATATTACTTTGAATAAACATCAAGGTATCAGATCAGTACTATGCTGGAATCCTGAAATTGCAAAACTAACAAGGGCACATAATGATGCAAATGTTTTAGTCATACCTGGACGTTATGTCTCTAACGAAGAAGCTTATAATATTGTTGTCGCATTCTTCAATACGCCATTTGAAGGTGGACGCCATATAAGGCGTATCGAGAAAATTCCGGTTAAATAA
- the rfbA gene encoding glucose-1-phosphate thymidylyltransferase RfbA yields MKGIILAGGSATRLYPLSKAISKQIMPVYDKPMIYYPLSTLMLAGIREVLIISTPRDLPMFQDLLGTGEELGMRFEYIVQEKPDGLAQAFVLGAEFLNGEPGCLILGDNMFYGQGFSAMLNRAASINKGACIFGYYVKDPRAYGVVEFDESGKVFSLEEKPEKPKSNYAVPGLYFYDSSVSEKAKKLKPSPRGEYEITDLNKVYLNEGTLQVELFGRGFAWLDTGNCDSLLEAGNFVETIQSRQGFYIACIEEIAWRNGWINNNQLEDLGKRLDKTAYGKYILSLL; encoded by the coding sequence ATGAAAGGAATCATTCTTGCGGGTGGAAGTGCAACCAGACTTTATCCATTATCTAAAGCAATTTCAAAACAAATAATGCCTGTTTATGACAAGCCTATGATCTATTATCCGCTTTCTACTCTTATGTTAGCGGGAATTAGAGAAGTACTAATCATATCGACACCTCGAGATCTTCCTATGTTCCAAGACTTATTGGGAACCGGAGAAGAACTAGGAATGCGTTTTGAGTATATAGTTCAAGAAAAACCGGATGGATTAGCTCAGGCTTTTGTTCTTGGTGCTGAGTTTCTGAATGGAGAACCGGGCTGCCTTATACTTGGAGATAATATGTTTTATGGTCAAGGATTCTCAGCCATGCTTAACCGTGCAGCTTCAATAAATAAAGGTGCATGTATTTTTGGCTATTATGTAAAAGATCCCAGAGCATATGGAGTAGTAGAATTTGATGAAAGTGGAAAGGTATTTTCTTTAGAAGAAAAACCGGAAAAACCTAAATCTAATTATGCAGTTCCCGGATTGTATTTCTACGATAGCTCTGTTTCTGAAAAAGCTAAAAAACTGAAACCCTCCCCTAGAGGAGAATATGAAATAACAGATCTAAACAAAGTCTATCTAAACGAAGGAACATTACAAGTTGAGCTTTTTGGTAGAGGATTTGCCTGGCTAGATACCGGTAACTGTGATAGTTTATTGGAAGCAGGAAATTTTGTTGAAACAATACAAAGCAGACAGGGCTTTTATATTGCTTGCATAGAAGAAATAGCTTGGCGTAATGGTTGGATTAATAACAATCAACTTGAAGATCTTGGCAAAAGATTAGATAAAACAGCATACGGAAAATATATTTTAAGCTTATTATAA
- the rfbC gene encoding dTDP-4-dehydrorhamnose 3,5-epimerase, producing the protein MKFTEQYISGVWVIEPSVFSDDRGYFMESFKQAEFEKFVGKTDFIQDNESKSSRGVLRGLHYQTGEFAQAKLVRVIQGSVLDVAVDIRKSSPTFGQYVAVELTAENKKQLFVPRGFAHGFVVLSNTAIFTYKVDNVYAPGYEASIIWSDPTIGIDWGISEDELILSGKDKTGKLLTEAILFE; encoded by the coding sequence ATGAAATTTACAGAACAATATATAAGTGGAGTTTGGGTAATTGAACCCAGTGTATTCAGTGATGATCGCGGTTATTTTATGGAATCTTTTAAACAAGCTGAGTTTGAAAAATTCGTAGGAAAAACAGATTTCATACAAGATAATGAATCTAAGTCTTCGAGAGGAGTTCTAAGGGGTTTGCATTACCAAACGGGAGAATTTGCACAAGCTAAATTAGTCAGAGTAATACAGGGAAGTGTGCTTGATGTAGCTGTAGATATACGCAAATCGTCCCCTACTTTTGGGCAATATGTAGCTGTGGAACTTACTGCTGAAAATAAAAAGCAATTATTTGTACCCAGGGGTTTTGCACATGGCTTTGTAGTATTGAGTAATACAGCAATATTTACATATAAAGTTGATAATGTATATGCTCCCGGTTATGAAGCTTCAATTATATGGAGCGATCCGACAATTGGTATTGATTGGGGAATATCTGAAGATGAATTAATACTTTCCGGAAAAGACAAAACCGGTAAACTACTAACGGAAGCTATTTTGTTTGAATAG
- a CDS encoding glycoside hydrolase family 25 protein, with translation MSKKTKKRKSDNKLKSITLVATLIVLFLTLGYFFYKKSTANTFNESQKYQVKGVDISHHNPILDWAEVKRQNIHFTYIKATEGITHDDRNYPYNYKLAKENNIKTGSYHFYNFGVSGREQAKHFIRVAECRSGDLIPAIDVEHSPANPYSKDPIFVKSVVKELKVMENEMYEHYGIHPIIYTNTDCYKLYINNSFPNNPIWISSLNKEPSDDIKNWIIWQFTHTGELDGIVGDLDLNYFRHPFDELQKLQLP, from the coding sequence ATGAGCAAAAAAACGAAAAAGAGAAAGTCTGATAATAAATTAAAGTCGATCACATTAGTGGCGACTTTAATTGTATTATTTCTCACTCTAGGATATTTTTTTTATAAAAAAAGTACAGCAAATACGTTTAATGAGAGTCAAAAATATCAAGTAAAAGGAGTAGACATATCACATCACAACCCAATACTAGATTGGGCAGAAGTAAAGAGGCAAAATATCCACTTCACCTACATTAAAGCAACAGAAGGTATTACTCATGATGATCGCAACTATCCATATAATTATAAATTAGCTAAAGAAAACAATATAAAAACCGGTTCGTATCACTTCTATAATTTTGGAGTTTCGGGTCGAGAACAAGCCAAACATTTTATTCGTGTTGCTGAATGCCGATCCGGAGATTTAATTCCAGCTATTGATGTTGAACATTCGCCGGCAAACCCTTATAGTAAGGATCCAATATTTGTCAAAAGTGTTGTGAAAGAGCTCAAGGTTATGGAAAATGAGATGTATGAGCATTATGGAATTCATCCGATCATATACACTAATACTGACTGTTATAAATTATATATCAATAACTCTTTCCCAAATAATCCAATATGGATTAGCAGTTTGAATAAGGAACCAAGTGATGACATCAAGAATTGGATTATCTGGCAATTTACCCATACCGGAGAATTAGACGGAATTGTTGGAGATCTGGATTTAAACTATTTCAGACACCCATTTGATGAATTACAAAAATTACAACTCCCATAA
- a CDS encoding S41 family peptidase, translating into MKYIPTIISLLLITLFSSCFHEEEYNNSKRDNFELLWKTLDQKYCFFNYKNIDWETVHTQYSNRISEDMSNDAFFDVMGEMLAELQDGHVNLIATHNVARYWKWFEDYPDNFDEKIQENYLGTDYLIASGMKYKILEDNIGYIYYSSFSSGIGEGNLDQIINRMSICNGIIIDIRNNGGGLLSNADKIAARFFNDKTLVGYIMHKKGTGHDDFSNPYPRYIEPSNRLRYQKKVVVLTNRRCYSSSNDFVNAMTYAPNVTIIGDRTGGGSGLPFSSELPNGWSVRFSSSPMVNANKEHIEFGIEPDIKVDMSKSDMARGIDTIIEAARNFLNNK; encoded by the coding sequence ATGAAGTATATACCAACGATTATAAGCTTATTATTAATAACTCTGTTTTCATCCTGTTTTCATGAAGAAGAATACAATAACTCAAAGCGAGATAATTTTGAGCTTCTATGGAAAACTCTTGATCAAAAATACTGCTTCTTTAACTATAAAAATATAGACTGGGAAACAGTGCATACACAATATTCTAATCGGATAAGTGAAGATATGAGTAATGACGCTTTTTTTGATGTTATGGGAGAGATGCTCGCCGAACTACAAGATGGACATGTAAACCTAATAGCCACACACAATGTTGCTCGCTATTGGAAATGGTTTGAGGATTATCCTGATAATTTTGATGAGAAAATACAGGAAAATTATCTTGGAACTGATTATTTAATAGCTTCGGGTATGAAGTATAAGATTCTCGAGGATAATATAGGTTATATATATTATAGCAGTTTTTCAAGTGGTATTGGCGAAGGCAATCTAGATCAAATAATTAACCGTATGTCTATTTGCAATGGTATTATTATTGATATCAGAAATAATGGAGGCGGTCTTTTGAGTAATGCAGATAAAATAGCAGCGCGTTTTTTTAATGATAAAACTTTAGTGGGTTATATTATGCATAAAAAGGGAACAGGGCATGATGATTTTTCAAACCCCTACCCTCGTTATATAGAGCCATCAAATCGTCTCAGATATCAAAAAAAGGTAGTCGTTCTTACCAACAGAAGATGCTATAGTTCTTCCAATGACTTTGTAAATGCAATGACTTATGCTCCCAACGTAACTATTATAGGTGATAGAACCGGGGGGGGAAGTGGTTTACCATTTTCATCGGAACTACCCAACGGATGGTCTGTTCGATTTTCGTCTTCTCCAATGGTTAATGCAAATAAAGAGCATATCGAATTTGGAATTGAACCTGATATAAAGGTCGATATGAGTAAATCGGATATGGCTAGGGGAATTGATACAATTATTGAAGCAGCACGTAATTTTTTAAACAATAAATAA
- a CDS encoding LemA family protein, with protein MEIIIFFIILIVLVWIIIITLKNRLIGLKNKVEYANGAVDAMFKQRYDLIPNLVATVKQYMQHESSLLERLVQLRAKAQSPNITDTQKNELNGQIDQAIRSFNISVENYPDLKASEQFTRLQASLNECEGQLAAARRTYNAAVMEYNNGIEMFPTSIFASQMGYQRKEMITATQTEQQNPNVGNLFQ; from the coding sequence ATGGAAATCATTATTTTCTTCATCATTCTTATTGTTTTAGTCTGGATTATAATTATTACATTAAAAAACAGACTAATAGGCTTAAAAAACAAAGTCGAATATGCTAACGGAGCTGTAGATGCGATGTTTAAGCAACGATATGACTTAATTCCCAATTTAGTAGCTACAGTAAAGCAGTATATGCAACATGAAAGCTCATTGCTTGAAAGGTTAGTACAGCTTAGGGCAAAAGCACAAAGTCCTAACATTACAGATACTCAAAAAAATGAATTGAATGGTCAGATAGATCAAGCAATCAGATCATTTAATATTTCGGTTGAGAACTATCCCGATCTAAAAGCCAGTGAACAATTTACGAGACTACAAGCATCATTAAATGAATGTGAGGGACAACTGGCTGCTGCCCGTAGAACTTATAATGCTGCTGTTATGGAATATAATAATGGTATAGAGATGTTTCCTACAAGTATATTTGCGTCTCAAATGGGATACCAACGTAAAGAAATGATTACAGCAACACAAACAGAACAACAAAACCCGAATGTCGGAAACCTGTTTCAGTAA
- a CDS encoding DUF3137 domain-containing protein, with protein sequence MSASLLNNIEQRISDLQFQLQYKLQPLEDIRIEFKKRLKIFWITIAISFSISAAIILLLYFPVAPLLLALIIGYIIWYIYKINPIKKNLSDQFYKEIVPHIISEFLSDIYFQRDNCISEKDYFSSNLFRKSTDKYQGYNLIKGNLGHTSMLFSNLHTQYKTTSTDSKGRTRTQWHTIFKGVFLITDSNKNFNGEIYIFPDTAERMLGGIGRWMQEKFGSAGRGEMIYLEDPNFEKRYVVYATDPVEARYILTPSMQEYFMELSNRYGKDCVYASFINGKLYLALSGNFNLFTLNTSRSFKDELTTKYYVENLVRILSAVEILDLNTRIWNK encoded by the coding sequence ATGTCTGCATCACTTCTGAATAATATTGAGCAACGAATATCTGATCTTCAATTTCAGTTACAATACAAGTTACAACCTCTGGAAGATATAAGAATAGAATTTAAGAAAAGGCTGAAAATATTCTGGATTACGATTGCCATATCCTTTTCAATATCCGCAGCAATTATTCTATTGCTCTACTTTCCAGTAGCACCATTGCTTCTAGCTCTCATTATCGGATATATCATTTGGTATATATACAAGATAAATCCCATAAAAAAGAATCTCTCCGACCAATTCTATAAGGAGATAGTACCACATATTATATCTGAATTTCTATCTGATATATATTTTCAGCGAGATAATTGCATCAGCGAAAAAGATTATTTCTCGTCCAATTTATTCCGAAAATCTACGGATAAATATCAGGGATACAATCTAATTAAAGGAAATTTGGGACATACTTCCATGTTATTTTCAAATTTACATACGCAGTATAAAACCACATCTACTGACAGTAAAGGACGAACCAGAACCCAATGGCATACTATCTTTAAAGGAGTATTTCTTATAACTGACAGTAATAAAAACTTTAATGGAGAGATATACATATTTCCTGATACTGCAGAACGGATGTTAGGTGGTATAGGAAGGTGGATGCAAGAAAAATTCGGATCGGCCGGAAGAGGTGAAATGATATACCTGGAGGATCCTAACTTCGAAAAAAGATATGTTGTATATGCCACTGACCCGGTAGAAGCTCGTTATATTCTAACTCCATCTATGCAAGAATATTTCATGGAACTATCGAATAGATATGGCAAAGATTGTGTGTATGCTTCTTTTATTAATGGAAAATTATATTTAGCACTTAGTGGAAATTTTAATCTTTTTACTCTTAATACCAGCCGATCATTCAAAGATGAATTGACAACTAAGTATTATGTAGAAAACTTAGTACGTATTCTTTCTGCCGTAGAGATACTTGATCTCAATACGCGTATATGGAATAAATAA
- a CDS encoding 30S ribosomal protein S16 — protein MATKIRLQRRGRKDYPFYQIIIADSRAPRDGKFIEKVGSYNPNTKPATVTLNFDRALYWLQVGAQPTDTVRNILSEEGVLMKKHLLGGVTKGAFSDADAQTKFEAWKATKEKATESVKNKHAEKVNAEAKARFEAEQAVNKAKAEAVAQKRAEAAAAKAEKEAPAAVEVEEAPEAPAAESAE, from the coding sequence ATGGCTACAAAGATCCGTTTACAAAGAAGAGGACGTAAAGACTATCCTTTTTATCAAATCATTATTGCAGATAGCAGAGCTCCACGTGATGGTAAATTTATTGAAAAGGTTGGTTCATACAACCCTAACACTAAACCTGCTACAGTTACGTTGAACTTCGACAGAGCTTTGTATTGGCTACAAGTTGGTGCACAACCAACAGATACAGTACGCAACATCCTTTCTGAAGAAGGTGTTCTTATGAAGAAACACTTACTAGGTGGGGTAACTAAAGGTGCATTTTCTGATGCTGATGCTCAAACTAAATTTGAAGCATGGAAAGCAACTAAGGAAAAAGCAACTGAGTCTGTAAAAAACAAACATGCAGAAAAAGTAAATGCTGAAGCTAAAGCTCGTTTTGAAGCAGAACAAGCTGTAAACAAAGCTAAAGCAGAAGCTGTTGCTCAAAAAAGAGCTGAAGCAGCTGCCGCTAAAGCTGAAAAAGAAGCTCCTGCTGCTGTTGAAGTAGAAGAAGCTCCTGAAGCTCCTGCTGCAGAAAGTGCTGAATAA
- a CDS encoding NADH:flavin oxidoreductase/NADH oxidase, producing the protein MSKLLTSFHLKGITLKNRVVMSPMCQYSSEDGFANDWHFIHYGSRAVGGCGAIIQEATAVSPEGRITYGDLGIWKDEHIDQLSRIVNFVQKHGAVAGIQLAHAGRKASCSLPQNGGKQLNEGPNSWTTVSASPIPFDKGENAPKPLSQEDIKGVIDDFKSATMRSLKAGYKIIEIHAAHGYLVHQFLSPLSNHRTDEYGGSFENRTRFLLEIVDALIGLLGEKESLWVRISATDWVEGGWSIEESVELSKLLKDKGVDVIDVSSGGNAVHAKIPVGPSYQVPFSKRIKREVGVITGAVGLITDSKQAENLLNARKCDLIFLGRELLRNPQFVLNAAKELGDTVANYPVQYLRGYK; encoded by the coding sequence ATGTCAAAACTATTAACTTCATTCCATTTGAAAGGGATTACTCTAAAAAATAGAGTTGTCATGTCTCCTATGTGCCAATATTCGTCAGAAGATGGTTTCGCCAATGATTGGCATTTTATTCATTATGGAAGTCGTGCGGTAGGGGGATGCGGAGCCATTATACAAGAGGCTACAGCTGTATCTCCTGAAGGTAGAATTACTTATGGAGATTTGGGTATATGGAAAGATGAACATATTGATCAGCTATCTAGGATTGTAAATTTTGTTCAAAAACATGGTGCTGTCGCCGGTATTCAATTGGCTCATGCCGGAAGGAAAGCCAGTTGCAGTTTACCTCAAAATGGAGGGAAGCAATTGAATGAAGGACCTAATAGCTGGACTACAGTATCAGCCTCACCTATTCCTTTTGATAAAGGAGAAAATGCCCCCAAACCTCTATCCCAGGAAGATATAAAAGGTGTGATTGATGATTTCAAAAGTGCAACAATGAGGTCTCTTAAAGCAGGCTATAAGATTATAGAAATACATGCTGCTCATGGATATTTGGTTCATCAGTTTTTGTCACCTTTGAGTAATCATAGAACAGATGAATATGGAGGGAGTTTTGAAAATAGAACTCGTTTTCTTCTAGAGATTGTGGATGCCTTAATTGGATTATTGGGTGAAAAAGAATCTCTTTGGGTACGAATTTCTGCTACCGATTGGGTTGAAGGCGGTTGGAGTATTGAAGAATCTGTCGAACTGTCAAAATTATTGAAGGATAAAGGAGTAGATGTTATTGATGTATCTAGTGGCGGCAATGCTGTTCATGCTAAAATTCCTGTTGGGCCTTCTTATCAGGTTCCTTTCTCTAAACGTATAAAGAGAGAGGTTGGAGTAATAACAGGAGCTGTAGGGTTAATAACAGACTCTAAGCAAGCAGAGAATCTATTGAATGCAAGAAAATGTGATTTGATTTTTCTAGGGCGAGAATTATTGCGTAATCCTCAGTTTGTACTCAATGCAGCTAAGGAGTTGGGTGACACTGTAGCCAATTATCCTGTTCAGTATTTGCGGGGATATAAATAA
- a CDS encoding thymidine kinase, giving the protein MIYCENTIHETNNRGSIEVICGSMFSGKTEELLRRLKRAKIAKQEIEIFKPAIDTRYSDVEITSHDKNSIQSTVVEHSSNILLLSSNIEVVGIDEAQFFDMGLVEVCQQLADQGIRVIIAGLDMDFKRNPFGPIPNLCAIADDVEKVHAICVECGKLANYSYRLVSNNDKQVMLGELQEYKPLCRSCYTRFKDKK; this is encoded by the coding sequence ATGATTTATTGCGAAAATACGATACATGAAACAAATAACAGAGGTAGTATAGAGGTTATATGTGGATCGATGTTCTCCGGGAAAACAGAGGAACTTTTACGTCGTCTGAAAAGAGCTAAAATAGCTAAGCAGGAAATAGAAATATTTAAGCCTGCCATTGACACACGCTATTCTGACGTTGAGATCACCTCACACGATAAGAATTCGATACAATCAACTGTAGTTGAACATTCGAGTAACATCTTATTGCTTTCATCTAATATTGAGGTGGTAGGCATTGATGAAGCTCAATTCTTTGATATGGGGTTAGTAGAAGTATGCCAGCAATTGGCAGACCAGGGGATAAGAGTTATTATAGCCGGATTAGATATGGACTTTAAAAGAAATCCTTTTGGTCCTATCCCTAATTTGTGTGCAATTGCCGACGATGTAGAAAAAGTCCATGCTATATGCGTGGAATGTGGTAAATTAGCAAATTATTCATACAGACTTGTATCTAATAACGACAAGCAGGTGATGCTTGGAGAGCTACAAGAATATAAACCGTTGTGTAGATCGTGCTACACTAGGTTTAAGGATAAAAAATAG